One Sphingomonas sp. FARSPH DNA segment encodes these proteins:
- a CDS encoding alcohol dehydrogenase catalytic domain-containing protein translates to MDTGVRCGKLWPDRTLPSIPDVGGSSVVTAVGADVTDLTPGDRVAWAMCREATPADRSHRPMRWSRYP, encoded by the coding sequence ATGGACACCGGCGTGCGCTGCGGAAAACTCTGGCCTGATCGGACACTACCCTCAATTCCGGACGTGGGGGGATCGAGCGTCGTTACGGCAGTGGGCGCCGATGTGACGGACTTGACGCCCGGTGATCGGGTCGCGTGGGCTATGTGCCGGGAAGCTACGCCAGCCGATCGGTCGCACCGGCCCATGCGCTGGTCCCGATACCCGTGA
- a CDS encoding sulfatase family protein: MVDRRSVIKGIISSTAVSAAPPVVAGDVVRTAGAGRHRNVLLLISDDQGLDAGCYGVPIKTPRIDRLAREGTRFTQGYAAVSSCSPSRAVINTGLYSHQNGMYGLQHDVHHQSLLDGIETLPAMLRRAGYATALVGKKHVGPNAAFPYEEELVPERSGIRDVRELAIAASSFIRSHDDRPFFVTIGYSDPHRAPVNYGNDRAWPGVKPTLYDPARVPIPSHLPDLPAVRGDLAEYYESLSRLDAGIGMLLDDLATMGRADDTLVIFLSDNGRPFPGAKTNLYDPGLHLPLVIRAPGTPPAVNDAMVSWVDIAPTILEWTGVTAPATPPLSGKSLLPILGKRGDPARDAVFASHDFHEINQYYPMRAIRTRTHSYILNLAHPLDYPIAGDVAGSPSWRAIVADPSIALGRRTQAIYRHRPAEELYDLTRDPDELVNRADAPDFAAIKAQLAERLRSMRQATKDPWLEGQTDPYRHGETKRPD; this comes from the coding sequence ATGGTCGATCGGCGCAGCGTCATCAAAGGCATCATCAGCTCGACAGCGGTTTCCGCCGCGCCGCCAGTCGTGGCGGGGGATGTCGTTCGTACCGCAGGTGCTGGCCGGCACCGCAACGTCCTGCTGCTCATTTCCGACGATCAGGGGCTAGATGCGGGCTGCTACGGCGTGCCGATCAAAACGCCGCGAATCGATCGACTGGCGCGCGAGGGGACGCGTTTCACGCAGGGCTATGCTGCGGTGTCGTCGTGCAGTCCCAGCCGCGCGGTCATCAACACCGGCCTCTACTCGCACCAGAACGGCATGTACGGGCTCCAGCACGACGTGCATCACCAGTCGCTGCTCGACGGGATCGAGACGCTGCCGGCGATGCTGCGCCGCGCCGGCTATGCCACCGCACTGGTTGGCAAGAAACATGTCGGCCCAAATGCGGCCTTTCCTTATGAGGAGGAACTGGTGCCGGAGCGCTCCGGTATCCGCGATGTGCGCGAACTGGCGATCGCGGCATCGAGCTTCATCCGCTCGCACGACGATCGGCCGTTCTTTGTGACGATCGGCTACAGCGATCCTCATCGCGCACCGGTGAATTACGGCAACGATCGCGCCTGGCCGGGGGTCAAGCCGACGCTGTATGATCCGGCCCGCGTCCCTATTCCGTCGCATCTTCCCGACCTGCCCGCGGTCCGCGGCGACTTGGCCGAATATTACGAATCGCTCAGCCGCCTCGATGCGGGCATCGGGATGCTGCTCGACGACCTCGCCACGATGGGCCGCGCCGACGATACGCTGGTGATCTTCCTCAGCGACAACGGCCGACCGTTCCCGGGCGCGAAGACCAATCTGTATGATCCCGGCCTCCATTTGCCGCTGGTGATCCGCGCGCCAGGCACGCCGCCTGCGGTCAACGACGCGATGGTCAGCTGGGTCGATATCGCGCCGACGATCCTCGAATGGACGGGCGTGACGGCGCCGGCCACGCCGCCACTGTCGGGTAAATCGCTGCTGCCGATCCTGGGCAAGCGCGGCGATCCCGCCCGCGATGCGGTGTTCGCGAGCCACGACTTTCATGAGATCAATCAATATTACCCGATGCGCGCCATCCGCACACGGACGCACAGCTATATCCTCAACCTCGCGCATCCGCTCGACTATCCGATCGCCGGCGATGTCGCGGGATCACCGAGCTGGCGTGCCATCGTTGCCGATCCCTCGATCGCCCTGGGACGGCGCACCCAGGCGATCTATCGGCACCGTCCCGCCGAGGAGCTCTACGACCTTACCCGCGACCCCGACGAGCTCGTCAACCGTGCGGACGCGCCCGATTTCGCCGCGATCAAGGCGCAGCTTGCCGAACGGCTTCGGTCGATGCGGCAAGCCACCAAGGATCCGTGGCTCGAGGGCCAGACCGATCCGTACCGCCACGGGGAGACCAAACGGCCAGACTGA
- a CDS encoding LysR substrate-binding domain-containing protein → MSHQPSFAALRVFEAAARHENFTQAAGELGMTQAAVSYQVRLLEQQLGIRLFVRERGRVRLTPAAADLARTMTGALGSISAAVRRLYEADEQALVVSCSSTMAVKWLAPRLGRFQALRPDIDLRLDISDALSDFRGVDAALRTTAIPAEGLYALRLMAIHAVPMCSPELASRFAIGSPADLLATPLISRDDVWWEDWFANAGITLGSAPHGGIRLASQVAEGTAAMAGHGVAILTPELWAAELNSGQLVIPIDLPLDTGMSLWFVCPHERRSAPKLRAFAAWLSREAG, encoded by the coding sequence ATGTCCCATCAGCCCTCCTTCGCCGCCCTTCGCGTTTTCGAGGCGGCAGCACGACATGAGAACTTCACGCAGGCGGCCGGCGAGCTTGGCATGACGCAGGCGGCCGTCAGCTACCAAGTGCGACTTCTCGAGCAGCAGCTTGGCATTCGCCTGTTCGTCCGGGAGCGGGGACGCGTTCGCCTGACCCCGGCTGCTGCGGACCTGGCCCGGACCATGACGGGTGCACTAGGATCGATTTCCGCGGCCGTCCGGCGGCTCTACGAGGCGGACGAACAGGCGTTGGTCGTCAGTTGCAGCAGCACGATGGCGGTGAAGTGGCTTGCGCCGCGGCTGGGCCGTTTTCAAGCGCTGAGGCCCGATATCGACCTGCGACTGGACATCAGCGATGCGCTATCCGATTTCAGGGGGGTCGATGCGGCGCTTCGAACGACCGCGATCCCTGCCGAAGGCCTTTACGCCCTCAGGCTCATGGCCATTCATGCGGTCCCCATGTGCAGCCCCGAACTGGCCAGCCGGTTCGCGATCGGTTCTCCGGCGGACCTGCTGGCTACGCCGCTGATTAGCCGGGACGACGTCTGGTGGGAAGACTGGTTCGCCAACGCCGGCATCACGCTCGGCTCCGCACCTCATGGCGGCATCCGGCTCGCCTCGCAGGTGGCGGAAGGCACTGCGGCGATGGCGGGGCACGGCGTTGCGATCCTGACACCGGAATTGTGGGCCGCCGAACTCAACTCCGGACAGCTCGTCATCCCCATCGATCTGCCGTTGGACACGGGAATGTCGCTGTGGTTCGTCTGCCCACATGAGCGACGGTCCGCGCCGAAGCTCCGCGCCTTTGCGGCATGGCTTTCCAGGGAGGCTGGCTAA
- a CDS encoding winged helix-turn-helix transcriptional regulator, whose translation MVAFVNLISGKWAIPILYRLIVEDCPVRFGELQRAAAPITQKELSRHLRLFERRGLVTRRVHAEVPPRVDYTVTDLGRTLKPTLDSLADWMRTHGETVAIFEMRSADHPE comes from the coding sequence ATGGTCGCCTTCGTGAACCTCATCTCCGGCAAATGGGCGATACCGATCCTCTATCGGCTCATCGTCGAGGACTGCCCGGTACGCTTCGGCGAACTGCAGCGCGCGGCCGCTCCGATCACGCAGAAGGAGTTGAGCCGGCATCTACGGCTGTTCGAGCGCCGGGGCCTGGTGACGAGGCGGGTGCACGCCGAGGTGCCGCCACGCGTGGACTATACGGTCACCGATCTCGGCCGCACGTTGAAGCCGACGCTGGATTCCCTCGCCGACTGGATGCGTACCCATGGCGAGACCGTGGCCATTTTCGAAATGCGATCGGCAGATCATCCGGAATGA
- a CDS encoding SDR family oxidoreductase yields the protein MARLAGKHALITGGTSGIGLETARQFIAEGAQVAITGRSTQGLIAAKRELGNALLTFSSEAGDVDAQQVLADDLRTAWGTLDILYVNAGDVTHRPLADWDEATFDAQLSTNLKGPFFLIQALLPLFADPASIILCGSVSAHIGLPQSSSYAAGKAGLLSLARTLSGELKDRGIRVNGLSPGPTETPALGKLGLEDAAEAALRNEIRALVPIGRMGTPRELAKAAVFLASDESTFVVGTELLVDGGVGNL from the coding sequence ATGGCACGACTGGCGGGCAAGCATGCCCTGATCACCGGAGGCACGAGCGGCATCGGTCTGGAAACGGCGCGGCAGTTCATCGCGGAAGGTGCGCAGGTCGCGATCACCGGCCGATCGACGCAGGGACTGATCGCGGCGAAACGCGAGCTAGGGAATGCACTGCTCACGTTCAGCAGCGAAGCCGGCGACGTCGACGCCCAGCAGGTGCTCGCCGATGACCTTCGCACGGCATGGGGAACGCTCGACATCCTCTACGTCAACGCCGGTGACGTCACACACCGGCCCCTGGCGGATTGGGACGAAGCCACGTTCGACGCGCAGCTGTCGACCAATCTGAAGGGACCGTTCTTCCTGATCCAGGCATTGCTGCCGCTCTTCGCCGATCCAGCATCGATCATCCTGTGCGGCTCGGTCTCGGCACACATTGGCCTGCCCCAATCCAGTTCCTACGCGGCGGGAAAGGCGGGCCTGCTTTCGCTCGCACGGACGCTGTCGGGCGAATTGAAAGACCGGGGGATACGTGTGAACGGCCTCAGCCCCGGCCCCACCGAAACGCCGGCCCTCGGCAAACTGGGACTGGAGGATGCCGCGGAGGCGGCGCTGCGCAACGAGATCCGAGCGCTCGTGCCGATAGGGCGTATGGGCACACCGCGCGAGTTGGCCAAGGCGGCGGTGTTCCTCGCTTCGGACGAATCGACGTTCGTGGTCGGTACGGAGTTGCTGGTGGACGGCGGGGTCGGCAATCTCTGA
- a CDS encoding LysR family transcriptional regulator, protein MDGFGLLKNYYGGEMTVDIDYNLDGLKLHDLRCFDAVVRMGSFQAAAARLGRSHPSVFTAVGRLEARLGLALLDRGGYRVALTEAGRVLHARVTATLRDAAALGAQARLLAGGAEASLRIVIGDLCPRAPVFDLLSSFFARVPATQLRLDYEAIGGPFERLRNGEADIIFHRAESELAGIERIPMMDVELIPVAAPGFLPASADGNIPPDHLHRSTQCVIRDSARAAQGGDYFLLDGVNRCSVPDHAMKRELILYGLAWGHLPDFMVRDDLTSGRLVRIKAPHLPRHVETVTASRCSGGIHGPVAERLWQCIIATYGAK, encoded by the coding sequence ATGGACGGTTTCGGACTACTAAAAAATTACTATGGTGGCGAAATGACTGTAGATATCGACTACAATCTCGACGGGCTCAAACTTCATGATTTGCGCTGCTTCGATGCCGTGGTGCGCATGGGCAGCTTCCAGGCCGCCGCGGCGAGGCTGGGACGATCCCATCCGTCCGTGTTCACGGCCGTGGGTCGGCTGGAAGCCCGGCTTGGTCTCGCGTTGCTGGACCGCGGTGGCTACCGCGTCGCGCTGACCGAGGCGGGCCGCGTCCTGCACGCCCGCGTGACCGCAACGCTGAGGGATGCAGCCGCGCTTGGCGCACAAGCGCGGCTGCTTGCCGGGGGAGCGGAGGCCAGCCTTCGGATCGTGATCGGCGACCTGTGCCCCCGCGCGCCGGTGTTCGACCTGCTATCGTCCTTCTTCGCCCGGGTGCCGGCCACGCAATTGCGTCTGGACTATGAAGCGATCGGCGGACCCTTCGAGCGGCTGCGGAACGGCGAGGCCGACATCATTTTTCATCGCGCCGAGTCCGAACTGGCGGGGATCGAGCGTATTCCGATGATGGACGTGGAACTCATCCCCGTCGCGGCGCCGGGGTTTCTGCCGGCATCCGCGGACGGGAACATCCCACCGGACCACCTTCACCGGTCGACGCAATGTGTGATCCGCGACTCCGCACGTGCCGCCCAAGGAGGTGACTATTTCCTGCTCGACGGGGTGAACCGCTGCTCCGTCCCGGACCATGCGATGAAGCGGGAACTTATCCTCTACGGATTGGCCTGGGGCCACCTCCCCGACTTTATGGTGCGGGACGACCTGACATCGGGTCGCCTGGTCAGGATCAAAGCTCCGCATCTCCCGCGACACGTGGAGACCGTGACCGCATCGAGGTGCTCGGGTGGCATTCATGGCCCCGTCGCTGAGCGTCTTTGGCAATGCATCATCGCCACCTACGGCGCGAAATAG
- a CDS encoding alpha/beta fold hydrolase, whose translation MEKQFARTGDGVAIAYRLDGGVDAPVLMLSNSIATSLEMWDEIVPALSRSHRVLRYDTRGHGRSGVTMGAYSLDRLGRDALELLDALGIGRVDVCGLSLGGMVGQWLGIHAPDRIGRLVLANTAPSLAPAQQWDALIAQLRSRTDMESMADMFIGNWFPADYPERRPEVVAAFRRMITRTSPDGLAGCFAAVRDMDFRRTNTLIAAPTLVIGGTSDTVTLPAHSEQIVATIPNARLVMLDGVHLLNVEIADDFVQHVAGFLSGDHAA comes from the coding sequence ATGGAGAAACAGTTCGCACGAACGGGAGATGGGGTCGCGATCGCATACCGCCTCGACGGCGGCGTGGATGCGCCGGTCCTGATGCTGTCCAACTCCATAGCTACCAGCCTTGAGATGTGGGACGAGATCGTGCCGGCACTCAGCCGGTCGCACCGGGTCCTCCGCTACGATACGAGAGGGCATGGCCGCTCCGGCGTCACGATGGGCGCCTATTCGCTCGATCGGCTGGGGCGCGATGCGCTCGAGCTGCTCGACGCGCTCGGCATCGGGCGAGTCGACGTCTGCGGTCTTTCGCTGGGCGGGATGGTCGGCCAGTGGCTGGGAATTCACGCGCCGGACCGCATCGGGCGGCTGGTGCTGGCGAACACCGCCCCGTCCCTCGCGCCCGCCCAGCAATGGGACGCGTTGATAGCGCAGTTGCGATCACGCACGGACATGGAGTCGATGGCCGACATGTTTATCGGCAACTGGTTTCCTGCGGACTATCCCGAACGGCGCCCTGAGGTGGTGGCGGCGTTTCGACGGATGATAACGCGAACGTCTCCGGATGGCCTGGCCGGTTGTTTTGCCGCCGTTCGCGACATGGACTTCCGACGGACCAACACCCTCATTGCCGCGCCCACCCTGGTGATCGGCGGAACCTCCGATACGGTGACGCTGCCTGCACACAGCGAGCAAATCGTAGCCACGATCCCGAACGCTCGTCTCGTCATGCTTGACGGCGTCCACCTCCTGAACGTCGAGATAGCTGACGATTTCGTTCAGCACGTGGCCGGGTTCCTGTCGGGAGATCATGCTGCCTGA